Below is a genomic region from Gigantopelta aegis isolate Gae_Host chromosome 1, Gae_host_genome, whole genome shotgun sequence.
tatacataatttttttataaagtttgagGTGTATGAACTTTCCATCAGATGAAACCAATCAACCaattattgtccgaaccaattaccaaattgttaacaactacaaaaaattactgtcctacctttaattgccgttagatttcctcaaaagtttgtccagacacaaatcgcaaaaaacccactacaaatatacagattccacacacaagactgcaacgatgtcgccgatatcgtctttgctgagattgcataagaaaaaatacatgcagttttctgccgtctacCATGTATGCCATGGACGTTGGGCTAgcagatttgtcgaactctgcataAAAACTACAAACAAGTTGCTATACAGTTATGGATATATCAGTTTGTTCACTGCATTTTCCCACATACGAATTTGtattccatacgagttcacttgTGGATTTCCATACGATttcactgcattttcccccatacaagtaagttttccatacgagttcaccgcaaGCCACTATGGGatgcagtgaactcgtatggaaactaACTCGTATGAACGGAAAACTTTTTTATGGAAAacgaactcgtatggaaaaaaataacggtgaactcgtatggggatgtatggatatgcagatatactaactttgatatttctcttaaatgtgtattttgacacttgttttgtatacatgcttcTTATTTATATCACCATCAGTCAACTATTTGCGTGTCAACCGCAGTTTATGCGTCAATGGCAGTCACCTATTTTTGTGTCACCCGTGTAATTCCAAATCAATAGAAAACAACTTGACACAAGTATGTTCAATTAATCATGTTTAATCTATTCTGTAACAAGCATCCAATGTCACCGGTATGGTATAGTATGGATAATATACCTTCATataaaatctataaatgtatgtatgtataacacATTCTGTCAACGTGAATAGCTATCATTATTGGTAACATTGAAAGTAATAtaccgtattgttcctatttgtagcgcCCCCTCTAATATAAGCGCCCCCTATGATCACGAGAAGTGTATCATGAAACGGTACCCGTAACATAGTAAAACTGCCGATTTGCAATGACAATaatcggtaaacaaataaaatccaaacagGTGAAGCACTACGACACTAGTATGGGCGAACAGTATGTCACACACGTCGTTTATCAAATGTAGGTCCTATGTCGCTGTTATCTCCACGCAGAATGAATGCACGACACTCCGTTAACGCTGTTCAAAACCGGAAGTACAAACATACCGGTAGGTATTTACACCGACACCGTAACAccgtttaaaatatattcagactgGGTGACAAAATGAAGTGGGCGAGTATGAGGGGTCTCAatcacacacccctcccccaccccactttcaaatacactccgcagGCCCTATATGCCTACGTGCACAGTACCATGTATTTCGATAAATCAGCTGACGATGTACGGTACGCTATGTCATTTCAACAAGAAAATGTCACTGGTGGAGTGACTCGGCCGCAAAGCTTTTGATGTCTAAGCGAGCCAGACGCATTGACAGTTTGATACGAGGATTTTTCACAGGTATTACGAAACGTGTTCTAGTATTCTAATTAGTGCGCCCCCTTTGTGTTTTGCATCGCGCCCGGgcgctacaaataggaacaatacggtaTGTATTTGATCTAGAACATATTCTGATGTCATAAAAACTACACACAAGTTGCTATACAGTATTGGatatatcagtttgtaatttCCATACGAGTAAgtcttccatacgagttcactgcattttcccccatacGAGTAAGTTTTCCATGTACGAGTTCACCGCaagccgtctgccatgttgcttgtttatggaatactctttaaGAGcagtgaaagcctccaaagtatgtgacacaattaatatgaaatcaatgatctctagtggtattaaaaaaaaaaaaataataaaaaaataataataataatatgacgtcatcacgtttgcttttatatcataccatgttatgacgttgttagattaagtcctatcctttcacccctcttgaagaatattaaaaaaaaagtcaaaatggcagctggcacagaattacatgctttttgccctatgcgctctcagcgaagtcgatataggtgacatagttatcatctggtatgtggaatctgtgtcattgtaatggttttttcaagatttctgtctggacaaactttgaaGGAAATCTAACgacaattaaaggtaggagagtaatttttcgtagttgttaacaatttggttcggacaataggtcCATTTTTAATTTCGATGACCTGTTGTAAATTATGCGtaaaattaccttcaagaaattatgCAACATTTTCTATCCTCATGACATTTGCAAATTTAATAGCACCAAGTTCAAATATGCTTACTGATAGTCCTAAACGGacagaaagtgtggttctttttATGTACGAAAATTGTTACCAACACCTTATACATATAGCTGATATttaaaacttgtggcaccatgtttcaactgtttctcAACTGAAATAGTACAACAAACCTAAAATGTATTACCTACTATACTCattaaatcccgattgaagtacttgtgtcattgttaacaaaataaatcttccaacgatAACCTTCAAAACTCAAAACTTTCCcctccattttaaatttgctaaatagagggaagcaactcatcctgcacattaaaaaaagtattgatttaatgtgcaccctgcactaGCTTATTGAATGGCAGTcatttttaaaccaaaacaatcaaggcatttgacctggtatgcatattcaacgatatataatgcacattattgcttaatatcaacaagtataatcgtatagttaattaataaaacggttaaatgtgacggctattatatataacggtcgcggccattttgtaccatcccagtgaatacgctcTCTTGCGAGCAGGTCgttacataatacctaacgtgtcacgtcaggaattagtcttcgaactgaagaaacaaaacatacctgatttttgtggatgcatcgcaatattctgtaataatagtcatcccagtaagccagcaacaattatatattacttttaatacaaaataaaccaccattgtcaaagtgttgaaataactgtattatggtttgtacataactTAACCCACgcactgaaataataatcggagtgttttcttggttaattggtcttttctttccgtggcctgtacttgtagttcctgattggcaggtgtatatttagacggtccctggacacctagacacactaaaaagacgtgcctcttttattaagatcacagggtattgtgttaaccgcacggacatccctctaatcgtaatcgaccagccgtcttgctttattactgtaagtaattctgtaaaacccttgattaagtagactttcccatctacaatcacaaaactgatcaattacatagtcccaaaaaaagaaaattatcacttgggtatcgtgtttggtcgtttttgctcgaacgtagcataccaataggcttaataatatgcatttttttctttggatttaaaaaaaaagaaaaatactataactccatttcattctattgatgcaaattgaaatatatttagttaaatagtttattatactatcaagtcatttatgttgttttacaagtcaggttgatgaaagcgaagcgccttgtcgtaaattagagcgtttgtttaaactgtgcatagagcagatggacggagctgacgtcacttcgctccaagctataccaccggacgtcacaaaaacaaaacaaaaaatggctgCCCCAAGTTAGAatgaataatcatggttttttattaactctaaaattacgcgtttttcatttgttaaagtgtcagtatgtgttggtggtccggatatgcatctttccaacacataaatctcttgtttgagtttactctacctttaatatGTTCTTTCATACCTTGTGTAATTCAACATAAAACGTGTGCTAAATCAGGGCTAGCTTTgactcgccaaatttgccaataactaactgggtttctgtaaattttttaatttaatagataatttggcaaaattttctgctGATCCAGGGGTAGCCCTGTAAATGGCCAGGGTACGAAATGTCTAGAGTATAAAACAGTAGTGAGTTCGAAACAGATTGGATTCGAAAGATCCAGTAACTGTTATAGTCAATCTGGATATACATACGTGTGTATCTTCATGCAATCTTGTGGGTCAACTGTCATCAATTACTGTGGCAGTGTTCAAAACTGACTAGATGAAAAGTAAACAGGGTCACGACACCCCACCactaaatacatttgaaaagcTTGGTTATTGTATATTGTTGTGTACTAGCTGACTGGAGAGGCTGACTTCTTATTTTGCCCCCAAATATCTGGTACAAAATGGTGCCCGCTGACTCAACTCTCAAGTGGAACCAGACTATCACAGGAATTTGTTTTGGTGAACCGATCAaagtacaaacattaaatattttaataaagattttaaaatcataatttcCAGCTGTATATATTGGCCAAATGTTCAGAAGTTAGTTGCATGTTCTGCATTGAAACCcatattactaatattagtaataataaaccCCAAAATTGCAATATACCGGTCTGTATATATTGAAATCATGGCTCTAGTGTACAACattttttggtttagccaaatattcacatatatagagcatttccttgaaaatgattaatacatgcattttttttgcccaaatgaaacaattttttgACAGCAAACGGTCACATTTATCATCAATGGCAGGATTTGttgtattaactgctctatcaaatgttgggtgcacctcaaactttgacccaggtGGATGTTACTTGGTTTAGTACCACctgcatatgtatgtatattatgattCATGTTTCAGATTGTCGTTGTTCACTTGAGATCTGCACTATGGAGAAACTGATTGGGATTCTTATCTTCATTCGACTGGTATCCATCTTGCTGCCACAGATCAGCTACATGTACCCGGATGAGTTCTTCCAGTCCACGGAAATAGTGGCAGGTTGGTCTTTAATTAAATAGTGGCAGGTTGGTTCTTTAGTTAAATAGTGGCAGGTTGGTTCTTTAATTAAATAGTGGCAGGTTGGTTCTTTAATTAAATAGTGGCAGGTTGGTTCTTTAGTTAAATAGTGGCAGGTTGGTTCTTTAGTTAAATAGTGACAGCTTGGTTCTTTAGTTAAATAGTGACAGGTTGGTCTTTAGTTAAATAGTGACAGCTTGGTTCTTTAGTTAAATAGTGACAGGTTGGTCTTTAGTTAAATAGTGGCAGGTTGGTTCTTTAGTTAAATAGTGACTCTTTAGTTAAATAGTGACAGGTTGGTCTTTAGTTAAATAGTGACAGGTTGGTCTTTAGTTAAATAGTGACAGGTTGGTTCTTTAGTTAAATAGTGACAGGTTGGTTCTTTAGTTAAATAGTGACAGGTTGGTTCTTTAGTTAAATAGTGACAGGTTGGTTCTTTAGTTAAATAGTGACAGGTTGGTTCTTTAGTTAAATAGTGACAGGTTGGTTCTTTAGTTAAATAGTGGCAGGTTGGTCTTTAGTTAAATAGTGGCAGGTTGGTCTTTAGTTAAATAGTGGCAGGTTGGTTCTTTAGTTAAATAGTGACAGGTTGGTCTTTAGTTAAATAGTGGCAGGTTGGTTCTTTAGTTAAATAGTGACAGGTTGGTCTTTAGTTAAATAGTGGCAGGTTGGTTCTTTAGTTAAATAGTGGCAGGTTGGTCTTTAGTTAAATAGTGGCAGGTTGGTCTTTAGTTAACTAGTGGCAGGTTGGTTCTTTAGTTAACTAGTGGCAGGTTGGTTCTTTAGTTAAATAGTGGCAGGTTGGTTCTTTATGTAAATAGTGGCAGGTTGGTTCTTTATGTAAATAGTGGCAAGTTGGTCTTTAATTAAATAGTAACAGGTAGGTCTAATTTACAGTAAGTTCTTCCAGTCTATGGAAATAGTGGCAGGTTGGTCTTTGATCAAATAGTGGCATGtaagtctttaattaaatagTAACATGTAGGTCTAATTACAGTGAGTTCTTCCAGTCTATGGAAATAGTGGCAGGTTGGTCTTTGATCAAATAGTGGCATGtaagtctttaattaaatagTAACATGTAGGTCTAATTACAGTGAGTTCTTCCAGTCCACGGAAATAGTAGCAGGTTTGTTTACAGCCCAGGTAATATTTAGTTGAAcagaattatttttcaaaatagcaAATCACGTACATGCATAGCAGGACtgacactggaacaaatttttaTTTAGCTACGTTCTAAATATATAGAGTATTTCATTGAAGATTATGAAGATTTGGTtaatttaatgaatattttattagccaaatagtaaataatgtagccactttgtataaattAGCAATTGGTTAATTTGACAATGGACAGGGCGAGTTCTGTACATTCGAACGACTATGGTTTTTAAATTGGCTTTTTTGCAAAttggtaataaaatatatccgCCAAATTCTACTTTAAAATTAATGACAGCTTCATTCCTGCTTGTAGCCTAGAACAGttactagttattattattattattagctccACCTCTTTATTGATTGGGGCCATGCGACTGACAGGTATTCAACATTTGTGGCCAATCCAGATAAGACAAACCATAGGCCTTTTTGttattacatggattacagaTCTGTCAACTATAAAAGTCATTCtatgaagtaaaaataaaatcaacattaaaacatatctaCTTTATAGGAGAACTGGCATCATTTAACTTGTAAAGTACCAGAGTTTGTGTAACAAGTCTCCATCATAATATTGACACTTGATAATCATATAAATCGGGGTGCAAAGCAGTGCTTTATATTTACTCGCCAATTGagttataaatgaaaatattcacAAGACATTTTAAGCTgagttaaataaatacaattttttttatttctaactaaGTAATTTAAAGTGTGTTGAATTGTTGTTCAGTAAATATGATTTTTCTTTCCAACTAAGTAATTTAAAGTGTGTTGAATTGTTGTTAAGTAAATatgatttttcttttcaactATATAATTTAGTGTTGAATTGTTAAGTAAATATGATTTTTCTTTCCAACTATGTAGTTAAAAGTGGGTTGAATTGTTGTTAAGTAAATATGATCTTTCTTTCGAACTAAGTAATTTAAAGTGTGTGGAATTGTTAAGTAAATatgatttttcttttcaactAAGTAATTTAAAGTGTGTTGAATTGTTGTTAAGTAAATATGATTTTTCTTTCCTACTACGTAgtttaaagtgtgttgagttgTCATTACATGAACATTCCATTCTTCTGTTTCCCCACCAGGCGACGTGCTGGATGTACGTGTTGAGAGACCGTGGGAGTTCAACTCGCAGACCCCGATACGCAGCGTGGTCTTCCCGTTCCTGATCGCGGGGCCCCCGTTGTACCTGCTCCGGTGGCTGGCGAGTGTGAACATACCGCTCGTTACGCCGTACTTTGTGCTGGTGCTGCCCCGCTTCGTGATGGCGCTCGTCTCTCTCATCATCGACGTGGCCGTCTTCAAGCTGTGTCAGACACACAGGATCAATGCTCGCTTCGGCGTGCTGCTGTACGCAACGTCGTACGTCACGTTCACCTACTTCACGCGCACGTTTTCCAACACCGTGGAGGCAGTCTTGTTTGCTGTCTTGCTTTTGTTAACACGACCAGACGTCACATCAAGGTTTACTTCAAGAAGGGGCAGATCGGAGCTGTGgaaaccattggctattggggcGGTCGTCTCAGCGGGAATATTTAACCGACCGACTTTTGTGGCCTTTGCTTTCGTTCCTCTGTTCTTTTGGGCTTGGGACAAGTATAAAAGTGGAAGCTTTAGAGAACTCTTAAAAATAAGCCTCCTGCCTTTTGTAAGTGCCTGCGTGACCGGGTTGGTTTTTATGTTGCTAGACACATACTACTACTCCCCTAAAGTTGTCACCGGGTTTGTCACGGACTTCAAGCACTGCATGTTCAGCAACAGTAAGGTGAACTGTCTTAGAGATGTGGGAGGTAGGTTTAAATTGACGCCGTTGAATTTCTTCGACTACAACCGAAACCCAGACAACCTGTCTGAGCACGGCACACATCCGCGCTACCTGAACATCCTGGTGAATCTCCCGCTGCTGTTCGGACCGCTGGTCGTGTTCCTGTACTGGCGCATTGTGAAGAACGTTGCCAACGTCGTCTCTGGCGGATTCGTGCAGCTGCAGGACAAGTTCCTCCTCAACGATTTCCGACTGGTCAGTGTGATCGTGTTCCCACTCGTCGTTCTGTCGCTGTTCCCGCACCAGGAGCCTCGCTTCCTCACCCCTCTGATCCCCGCGGGTGTCGTCCTCACCTGCCGCTTCTTCAAGTTCCTGAAATTCGAAAGCGTCGAGCCGCCGATTAAGATCGAGACGCTGGAGCCGTCGAAGGTGAAGAACTTCACGCTGGGTCTGTGGGTCGTCTTCAACGTCCTCTTCACCATCCTCTTCGGCTTCCTGCACCAGGGACAGCTCGTGCCGGCTCTGATGGACATGCAGAGCCACCTGGCGAGGGCTCCGAAAACTGGCACAAATAACCACCTGCTTTTCTTCCACACTTACACGCCACCACGACATTTTCTCCTGCAGCAACGGGCCGCCGAGGAGCATGTGTTCATTCACGACCTAGCCGGAAAGTCCGTGGCCAAGCTGAAGAAGCTGGTTGAGGAGCTGCATGTTAGTTACGTCAAGGGGAAAGACCGGCCCGCCAAGATCTGGATCATCGCGCCATCGTCTCTTGATGTGGAGCAGGACTTTCTGAAATACAAGCTGGACGTGACGAGCATGTGCTGGCACCTGTCCATGGAAGACCCGCCCCGCATCGGGAGGTGGTGGAGAGGCAAGATGACTCTCACGGATCTCCTATCAGACATGTGTCTGGATGTCATTCAGTTCAAGAAAGCTTAGAATTATTGTTGCAGCCACGGGTTAtctttgaattaaaaaaaccagCCTCAGAATTCTAATAGCCACATGTGTCTGGATGTCATTCAGTTCAAGAAAGCTTAGAATTCTTACAaccacaggtttttttttagtaaaaaaaaaagcctcaGAATGATTAAAGCCACATGTGTCTGTCATTCAGTTCATGAAAGCTTACAATTCTTACAGCCACGACTTTTctttgaattaaaaaacaaccacATGTGTCTTTTCTTGAGTTCAAGAAAGCTTGGAAGTATTACAGCCACATGTTTT
It encodes:
- the LOC121368348 gene encoding GPI mannosyltransferase 4-like — encoded protein: MEKLIGILIFIRLVSILLPQISYMYPDEFFQSTEIVAGDVLDVRVERPWEFNSQTPIRSVVFPFLIAGPPLYLLRWLASVNIPLVTPYFVLVLPRFVMALVSLIIDVAVFKLCQTHRINARFGVLLYATSYVTFTYFTRTFSNTVEAVLFAVLLLLTRPDVTSRFTSRRGRSELWKPLAIGAVVSAGIFNRPTFVAFAFVPLFFWAWDKYKSGSFRELLKISLLPFVSACVTGLVFMLLDTYYYSPKVVTGFVTDFKHCMFSNSKVNCLRDVGGRFKLTPLNFFDYNRNPDNLSEHGTHPRYLNILVNLPLLFGPLVVFLYWRIVKNVANVVSGGFVQLQDKFLLNDFRLVSVIVFPLVVLSLFPHQEPRFLTPLIPAGVVLTCRFFKFLKFESVEPPIKIETLEPSKVKNFTLGLWVVFNVLFTILFGFLHQGQLVPALMDMQSHLARAPKTGTNNHLLFFHTYTPPRHFLLQQRAAEEHVFIHDLAGKSVAKLKKLVEELHVSYVKGKDRPAKIWIIAPSSLDVEQDFLKYKLDVTSMCWHLSMEDPPRIGRWWRGKMTLTDLLSDMCLDVIQFKKA